ACGGCCGAGCCGGAGATCTCGGCGAAGAACAGCGAGACCCCGACATTGACCATCGCCAACCCACCGCGCACGAAGCCGACGATGGCGGTGACCAGGTTGATCAGGCGCAGGGAGATGCCCGAGGTGTTCATCAGCGCCCCGGCGAAGATGAACAGCGGAATGGCGATCAGTGGGAACTTGGTGGCACCGTTGAACAGCGTCAGCGGCACATTGACCAAGGCGTCGGCCCCCATGTTCAGGTAGACGCCGACTATGCCCACCACGCCGATGGCAACGGCGATGGGCACGTTGATCAATACCAGGGCGAAGAGAGCGGCGATGATGATCAGGAGTGTCATGCGCGGTGCTCCTTGAGGTCTTCCTCGGCTTGCCGGATGGCGGTTTCGATCTCTTCCGATTCACTGTTCACGCCGCTGCGCATCTTGCGCCAGGCCATGGGCATGCTGAGCAGCTCACAGAGGATGAACAGCACCGCGCTGATCGGGATCACCGATTGGGTGACATCGAGCCCGATCCACGGCAGGGAAACCAGGCTGTCCCAGGCGAGGATCTCGAGGACGAAATGGCCGTAGTAGGCGATGACCAGGAAGAAGCCGATCACGATGGCTTCCGAGAGGATGAACAAGGTGGTGCGAATGGGTGCCGGCGCGCGGCTGACCAGGCCGGGAAAGCCCATATGGGTTCGCTTGAGGGCGGCTAGGTTCGCTCCATAGAAACTCAACCATGCCAGGCCGATGGAGGCGACCTCGTCGTACCAGGAGAACGAGTTGCCGACCATGCGAAAGCCTACTGCGGCGATGACGATGGTGGTCAACGCCAGCAGGAGGAAGACGGTCAGCACCTCCAACATCCGTTCCAGTAGCAGATTGACACGAGCCAGCAAGCTCATGGCGTGGACCTCCTGCGATCTCGTGGAGAAGGGCGCCGTGACGGCGCCCGAATGGGATGACATCTCGCGTTACTCCTCGGCGAGTGCCATGGCGCGGTCGATCAGCGCCTGGCCGCCATCGACACGCTCGGCATAGGCCTCGTAGACGGGTGCGCTGGCCTCGACGAAGGCATCGCGGTCGACCTGGTTGATCTCCATGCCGGCTTCGCGCATGGTGCCGATCAGGTTGTCGTCGAGTTCCGCGCCCTTGGTCAGGGCCCAGTCCTGAGTCTCGGCGGCGATCTCAGTGATGGCGGTACGGACCTCTTCGGGCAGTTTCGCCCAGCCGCCCTTGCCGGCAGTCAGCCAGATCGGCGAATAGACGTGGTTGGACTGTGACAGATAGTCCTGCACTTCCTGGAACTTGGCGCCGTTGATGTTGCTGAGGGGGTTCTCCTGACCGTCGACCACGCCGGTCTGCAGTGCCACGAACACCTCGGAGAAGGCCATCGGCGTGGGGTTGGCACCCCAGGTCTCGAACATCAGGGTGCGCCACTCGCTCTTCGGCGTGCGGATCTTCAGGCCCTCCAGGTCTTCCGGCGTTTCGATCGGGCGTTCGTTGTTGGTGATGTGGCGGAAGCCGTTCTCCCAGGTGGAAATGATGTTCAACCCTTGCTCGTCGGCGCTCTGGGCGAGGTCCTGCATGATGATCTCCTGGTCGAGGCGCTTGAGGTGCTCGCGGTCCTTGACCAGGAAGGGCATGTCGAAGAGGGCGAACCGGGAATCGATGGACGACATGATGGAGGAGATGGCGGCCAGGTCGACGGTGCCCAGGCGCAGCTTCTGGACCAGTTGCTGCTCGTTGCCGAGCTGGCCACTGTGGTAGTACTCCACCTGGTGGGCGTCGCCGAGGCGTTCCTGCAGGCGATCGCTGAACTCCTGGGCGGTCTGCCCCTGCAGGCTGTTGGGTGTGCCGCCGATCGCGAAGACGATCTTGTCCGCCTGGGCGTTCGCCGTGGCCACGGCGAGGGAGAGGGCGGAAAGACCGAGCAGCTTCTTGAGCATGATGCACTCCTTGTTGTAATCGATGGTGGCTTACTGGTCTGGTGGTTGGCTGACCATACCAGTAGGGTCAGAAGTTAGTTGCCCGCGTGATATTCCGTCAAGGGAAAACCCTGTATATGCGACTTTTGTCGTAACGAATGGATGGGGTGTCTAGCGCCTGCGGCCTTCCTGGTCTAAGGTATAGACCAGTCACGCTAGAGCTAGAGGAATGGCGCCATGGACAATCCGGCATTCGCCTTCGAGAAGACACTCAAGAATCGCACCAAGAAGGACATCCTGGCCGACAAGCTGATCGAGATGATCCTCACTGGCCTGCTGCGGGACGGGGACGAACTGCCCAGTGAACGCGAACTGGCCCAGCTGTTCGGCGTCAGCCGGGAGACCGTGCGCGGCGCCCTGTCGCAGCTTGCTGCCTATGGCCTGATCAGTGTTTCCCATGGCAGCAAGACGCGCATCCGTGCCGACGACGAGGCGCTGAGCCGCTTTCGTGCCGCGCACCCGGAAAGCCCCACCCCCGAGATGAACCGTTTCGACGTGGACAGCGTGTTCGAGAGCCGCATCGTGGTGGAAGCCGCCATCGCCCGGCGGGCCGCCATCAACATCGATGCCAAGGGAATCGATGACCTGGAACGCCTGCTCGAAGCGCAGAGCCGGTTATTCGACTCGCCGGTGCACTTCCAGCTCTCCGACCAGAACTTCCACAAGCTGATCTCCGAGTACGCCAATAACGAGATCCTGCTGCGCTATGCGGAGGAACTGTATGCCTTCGGGCTCAACATTCGTCGCCAGGTGATGGTCGAGGCCGGGGCCATCGAGCGCAGCTACCGGGAGCATCGTCACATCGTGGATGCCCTGCGGCGCGGCGACCCCGACGCCGCCGAGCGCGCGATGCTGGCGCATCTCGACAGCGTCTATCGCACCACCAGGGAAAAGATCACCGGCTAAGGCGGATCTCGTTCACCCTCGAGGTCGGCGGAAGTCTTGTCCAACTGCTCGAGCGCTTCGGGCCGGTACTGCTCGAGCAGCGCCCAGAGCCGCGCGGCGGTGTCGAGATCCGGTTCGCCGCGATAGTCGGCGGGCCGGTAGCGCATCTGGAAGGCACGCAGCGCCCCGCGGGTCTCGGCATCCAGGCTGCCGCCGGGCGTCACCGCATAGCCCCAGGCCGCCAGTGCCCGTTGCAGGGTGGCCAGGGACGGGGGACGGTCGGCCAGCGCCCGGCGATGACGGGCGACGCGGGCCGCGTCCGGCCAGGTGCCGATGCCGGCGGCGAAGAGCCGGCGCCAGGGAAAGGCGGGGCCCGGGTCGATCTTGCGGGTGGGGGCGATCTCGGCGTGGGACAGGATATCGGTGGCGGCGATGTCGTGGCGGGCGATCAGGTCGCGCAGCAGCGGGATCAGCGCCGCGATCTGGGCGTCGGGGAAGGGCGCCCAGCGGACCGGCTCGCCGGCCTCGAGCGCGGCGAAGGAGCGGTCGGGCCCGGGGTTGACGATCTCGATGCCGATCGAGGTGTCGTTGAGGTGACGGCGGCCCGCCCAGGCGCTGGCGCCGGCATGCCAGGCGCGCCGCGACTCCTCCACCAGCCGGTAGACCAGCGGCTCTCCGCGGTGATGGCGGGCCGGCCGGGGCAGCAGGTAGTGGGCGCTGACCCGCGGGCCGGTCAGGATGGCCAGGGACTCGGCCTCGTCGGCGTCGGTGTAGTGCAGGATCAGGTGGTGCACGCGGCTGGAGTGCGACGAGGCCGGATGGCGGGTGTCGACCGCGTAGCCGGCCTGGGGGGTGATGCCCCCCTGGCGAGTACAGCCGCCCATCGCCAGGCCCAGCAGCAGCACGACCAGCAGGCGCGCGGGCATGGCGTCAGCCTCCCCAGGGCGTGGAGCGCACCAGCAGGCCGAGGGCCAGGGTGGCCGACACGCTGAGCAGGGTGCCCAGCAGCACGTACTCGGTGAGCTTGCGGTCGCGACGCTCGCGGAGGTCGCCGAAGCGCAGCACCGACTTGGCCGTCAGCAGGAAGCCCACGGCGGTCAGCTCGTCCAGCAGCACCAGGGTCAGCACCAGGAAGCGCTCGAGCATGCCGATGCGGGCCCCGGCCGCGACCAGGGTGCCGGGGTCGGTGACCTCGTCGCTCCAGGGACGCATGGCCAGGGCGATGGCGATGGCCATCGGCCGGGTCACCAGCAGGTAGGCGCCGGCCAGGGTCAGCGTCTGCGGGCTGGCCAGCCAGGCCGCGACCTCGGCCAGCGGCCGCAGGCTGCCCAGCCAGGCGAGCCACAGCCCGAGCAGCACCGCCAGGTGCAGCAGCTGGTCGAGCAGGAACCAGCGCAGCCGACGCGGGTCCAGGTGCGCCTTGCCCAGGTCGATCAGCGCATGGCTGGTGGCCACCAGCAGGGTGCCGGCCAGGGCGATGCCCGGCGCGCTCCCGGCGATGCCGAGCACCAGCAGCACCAGCAGGCCATGCAGCCCGGCGTGCAGGTAGAGGGCCCGCGAGCGTCGCTTGTGGCGCTGTCGCGAGTCGACCCAGCGTCGCGGCTGGAGCAGGAAGTCGCCGCTCAGGTGGGCCAGCAGCAGGCCGAGCAGGGTCGCCAGTTGCGGGGCGGTCATGGGGCAGGGCCCTCCGTGGCCAGGCGGTGTCGGAAGAAGTCCAGGGTGTCGGCCAGCAGCGCCCAGCGGGCGGTGCGCAGGCGCTTGTGCACGCTGGGCTGGCGGATGCCCAGACGCTCGGCCATGGCCTGCTGGGATTCATCATGCCACAGGCTCAGGCAGGCGATCTCGGCGGAGTAGCGAGACCAGCCATCGACCAGCTCGTCGACATAGCGGACCAGCAGGGCCAGCGCCGCGTCCCGGGGCGCGCCGGGGCGGGTCAGGGCCAGGTGCGCCGCCCCCTCGGCCAGGGCATCCAGGGCCCGGCCGGAGGCCACGAACACCGGTCCGTCGGCGGAGGCCAGGGCGCGGTCGGCCTGCCAGTCGTCGCTGCCCACGGCCATCGCGACCCGGGCATCCCAGCGCCGCTCGTCGGAGTGCATGATCAGCGCGGCGCGCAGGGCCACGGCGGCATCCAGGGCCGCGCCGGCCGCGGGCAGAGCCAGCTGGAAGCCATCCCCCCGGTAGCGCTCGAAGCGGCCGCCGTAATGCTCGGCCAGGCGGCCCAGGGTGGCATCGAGCACCCGGTAGAGGGCCGGGGTGTCGGCGATCCGGCGCGACGCGATGACGTCGCCGGTCAGCACGGCGATGGGCTGCCTCATGGGGCGCTCTCCGGTCGGTGATCTTGGCTCAATTATAACTATAAATGGCTATTTTTCTATTTTATAGCCCAAATAGGCTATAAAATAGAAAAATAGATAGTAAGGGCTATATCGATCGGCGTGCCAGCTCGCGCATGGCGTCCTCCCGTCCGGCCGGCATCAGGGGGAAATGCGGCCGCCCCCGGAGCATGCCGGGATCGGACTAGTCCGGCGAGCGGTGGTCGAGGTAGCGACGCAGCTGGCGGGCGTTGGCCACGGCGTGCCCGGCGGCGTCGTTGTTGAAGTAGGCGTAGACGTCCGTGCCGCCGTCGAGCAGGGCGCGGAGCCGCCTGGCCTGGGCCGTGAGGTACTGGGGTGAATAGCCTCCCCCCTCGGGGGCGCCATGGTAGCGCAGGTAGGTCCAGTCGGCGGTCAGGCGCCGGGGATGATCGACCAGGCCGTCGTGCCAGCACAGGGCCGCGTGATGCGCTTCCAGTACCCGATAGACCGCCTCGCACCACCAGGAGGCGTCGCGGACCTCGATCGCCCAGCGATAGCCGGGCGGTGCCGCCGCCAGGAAGGCCGCGAGCCGTCCGGCATCGACTCGCCAGTGCCCCGGCAGCTGGACCAGGATCGGCCCGAGCCGGTCGCCCAGCAGGTCCACCCGTTCCAGGAAGTGGCCGATGGTCGCCTCCGGCTCCTTGAGCTTCTTCATGTGGCTGCCGTAGCGGCTGAACTTGACCGCATAGCGAAACCCCGCCGGTACGCTGTCGCGCCAGGTGCGGAAGGTGGCCTCGCCGGGCAGCCGGTAGAAGGTGTTGTTGATCTCCACACTCGCGAAGTGGGCGGCGTAGTGGGCGAGCCACTGGCGCCTGGACAGCCCCTCGGGGTAGAAGACGCCACGCCAGTGGTCGTACTGGTAGCCCGAGGTGCCGATCTGCGCGCGTCCCGATTGCCTCATGCCGCTCCCCCGCGCCCTCGCCGGGTGGACGGGAAGAGGAGGGCGCAGGGGAAGGATGGCCCGGAACGCCCCGTGTCGCCAGGCGGCGGCCGCCCGGGCGTGCCCTCAGGGCTTGCGGTAGGCCTCGACCAGGCTCGCCGGGTCCGCGTCGGCGTGGCCGCGGCCGGCATGGCCGCGCATCAGCTGGGCGGCCAGGGCGCTCATCGGGGTGGCGCTGGTGACCCGCCCGCTCTGGGCCACGGCCATGTCCAGGTCCTTGAGCAGGGTGCGCAGGTGCCAGGGGGGCGCGACGAAGTCGCTGGCGGCCATGCGCGGGGTGAGGATGCGAAAGGGTGTGGAGTCGGCGAAGCCGCCGGCGAGCGCCTCGGTGAGCCGGTGGGCGTCGACCCCGCTGGCCTCGGCGAGGGCCACCATCTCGGCGATCACCGCCGCCTGGCAGCCGACGATCATCTGGTTGCACACCTTGGTCACCTGGCCGCTGCCCACCGGCCCCATATGGGTCACCCGGGCCGCCAGGGGGCCGAGCAAAGGCCGCACGGCCTCGACATCCTCGGCGGCACCGCCGCACATGATGGCCAGCTCCCCGGCCTCGGCGCCGGCCACGCCGCCGGAGACCGGGGCATCCACCCAGGGCACGCCGGGGTCGGCCGCCAGGCGAGCGGCGAAGCGACGGGTGGCCTCGGGGTCGCTGCTGGAGAGGTCGACCAGCCGCTGGCCGGCGCGGGCATGGGCCGCCACACCGTCCTCGCCGAACACCACCGCCTCGACGACCGCGGTGTTGGCCAGGCACAAGAGGATCACGTCCGCGTCGGCCACCAGTTCGCCGATCGAGCCGGCCACCCGGGCGCCGGCCGCGGCCACTCCCGCGGTCTTGTCCGGGGAGCGGTTCCACACGCAGACGTCGAAGCCGGCGGCCAGCAGGCGGCGGGTCATGGGGTCGCCCATCAGGCCGATGCCGATGAAGCCGAGGCGGGGGTGGGTCATGGGGTCTCTCCGCAGGGTCGGGGAAGCCCACAGCATGCTTGATGGAAGGGATTTCCATCAAGTCTGGCCGACGCTCGAGGCCCCGCCATGATGCAGGGCGGCATCCGTGGGGATCGCGATGGTGCGGGGATCGCCGCCGGCGCGGGGCGACAGCTCACCGGGATACCATCAGGAATGTCTTAACTAGCTGATATTGAATGAAAGCCGTGGAAAGTGGCACGACGCTTGTAAGGAAATAGGCAAGAGGTGGCCGACAACACGGGGAAGGTGGCACGCGCCGCTGGTTCCCCCGCCGGTCACCGGGTCGTCCGGCGTGGTACCACTGCACGGCGGACGACGTCACCAGTGAGCTGGCGTGCTCCACCTGGCCTCCTTCGGGAGGCCTTTTTTATATCGCCAGTGATGTCCTCCGGGCGACCCGCCGTGGCCCGCCTGACTGGACGTCATCGGCGCCATCGCCTAGCGTGAACGTTCCCCCTCCTCGCGAAGCCCTCCTATTCCCTGGCCCACTGGATGACCTTCCTCTCCACGGCGGTCCTGCTGAACCTGTCTCCGGGGCCCGACATGGCCTTTGCATCCCAGCGGGCACGTTCCAACAAGTACTGCACCCCATCTGGGGTGGCATCCCCGAGCCACTCGGCAAGATGCCATCCATACTTGCGCTCACACTGACTGAGCAGCCCCTGGAGGTAACGGAGTGCGCGATCGCGCGTTTCCGAACGGGGGAAAGAGCCGGCCTAACCGGTCTGCCAGGCCATCCAAACAAAAATACTGAGGCGGAGAGATCCAGCGCTTGCATCCTTCACCCTATGATCGCTTCCCTATCATACACATGCATTGTAGCTTATTCAGCTACGGCTGTAGTACTAGGTGTTTAGTTGCGCAAGTACTGGTCGCCTGAACAGATAGCCCGCACACTGAAGCGGATGTCTCCCAACGATTCACGTCGCCAAGTCTCGCATGAGTCCATCTACAACGCGCTCTATGTAATATGGCAGGGCCGCATGATCCGGTGATCAGGGAGTTGGATGGCTCAATGATCGCACGGGCAACATAGTCGAAGTCATCATATTGAAAACTGACATTGCCCAAGCCTTGTAGAGTGAAAGTTGAAAAGGTTATTAACCCGGCGATTCCGTCGGGTTAATATCTATCGAAACCTACAGACCTTGATGCCTGCAAGATCCGTTCTGAGGTTACTCCATGGTCGGCATTACGAAGTCCGCACCGGCACGGATGCCGGTAGGCCAGCGAGACGTAATGGTCTTGAGCTTGGTGTAGAAACGTACGCCTTCGGGACCGTGCATGTGATGGTCGCCGAAGAGCGAGGCTTTCCAGCCCCCGAAGGAGTGGAACGCCATCGGTACTGGAATCGGCACATTGATGCCGACCATACCGACCTGAATCTGGTGGGCAAACTCACGGGCCGCATCGCCGTCGCGGGTAAAGATCGCAGTACCGTTACCGAACTCATGCTCGTTGATCCAGCGCGCGGCGGTGTCGTAGGAGTCCGCTCGTGCCACGGCGAGTACTGGGCCAAAAATCTCTTCCTTGTAAATCTTCATATCGGTCGTGACATGATCGAACAGGGTGCCGCCGATGAAGTAGCCGTTTTCGTGCCCCGATGCCTTGAGTTCCCGGCCGTCGACGATCAGCTTGGCGCCTTCCTCTACCCCAGAGGCAATATAGCCGCGCACCCGATCGAGGTGCTCGCGCGTCACCAGCGGGCCCATATCCGAGGTGGCATCGGTACCCGGTCCAACATTGAGATCCCGCACTTTGGCTTCGAGCTTGGCGACCAGGGCGTCGGCGGTTGCCTCGCCAACGGGAACCGCGACCGAAATGGCCATACAGCGCTCGCCGGCCGAGCCGTAGGCCGCACCCATGAGCGCATCGACGGCCTGGTCGAGATCGGCGTCCGGCATGATGATCATGTGGTTTTTGGCGCCCCCTAGTGCCTGACAGCGCTTGCCGGTGCGTGCTGCGGTCTCGTAAATGTAGCGGGCGATCGGTGTCGAGCCGACGAAGCTGACGGCGGCGATGTCCGGATCGGTCAGCAGGGCGTCGACCGATTCCTTGTCGCCCTGAACGACATTGAAAACGCCATCGGGCAAACCCGCTTCCTTGAGCCACTCGGCGATCAGCAGGGACGCCGAAGGATCTCGCTCCGAAGGCTTCAGGATGAAGCAGTTGCCGCAGGCCAGGGCAACCGGGAACATCCACATCGGTACCATTACGGGGAAGTTGAAAGGGGTAATGCCGGCGACGATGCCCAGTGGCTGCCGCAACGCATGGCTGTCGACTCGGGTGCCGACGTTCTCGGTGACATCGCCCTTGAGCAGTTGCGGCGCACCCACGGCGAATTCGACGACTTCCATGCCGCGCTGAATTTCACCTTTGGCATCGGAGAGTACCTTGCCATGCTCGGCTGTGATCACGGCCGCCAGGTCGTCGATGCGCTCTTCCAGAATGCCGAGGAAGCGGTTGAGGATGCGAGCGCGACGTAGTGGGGGGGTGGTGGACCAGGCGGGGAAGGCCTGCTTGGCAACCGCGACGACTTCACGTACTTCCTCGGTGGTTGCCAGTAGCACGCTGCCGGTCTGTTCACCGGTTGCGGGATTGAACACCTGGCTGGTACGCGTGCCTTGGCCCGTCTTCTCTTCTCCGTTCATGAAGTGGTTGATTATACGTGGCATATCAGTACCTCGATCAAAGTGATTATCAAGGTGGGATCGTGCCAGTGCAGTATAGATGTGACAGACCGTGTGCAACCGAGTGAGCTTGCGATCGAGGCGGCTTCCACACCACCGGGCAGAGTGCGGGGTACGCCACCAACCTGAACTGGCGCGCCGAGACGCTTGAGGTTGAGGGTGCCAAGCACAAGGGCGTCTACCACGTCATTATCGACGGAATGGAGAGCCCCGGCGAGTGCCAGGGGACCCATACCGCCCGCTTCGGCGAGATCGAGCAACGTGGCCTGCCCTGACCGCCAAGGGCCGGGCGCTCTATGATCGGCTGTTGGGGGAATTGCGCCGCCGTACCGCTGACCTCGTCAACGCCGAGCACCAGCGGATCCTCG
The Halomonas sp. M4R1S46 DNA segment above includes these coding regions:
- a CDS encoding TRAP transporter small permease; this encodes MSLLARVNLLLERMLEVLTVFLLLALTTIVIAAVGFRMVGNSFSWYDEVASIGLAWLSFYGANLAALKRTHMGFPGLVSRAPAPIRTTLFILSEAIVIGFFLVIAYYGHFVLEILAWDSLVSLPWIGLDVTQSVIPISAVLFILCELLSMPMAWRKMRSGVNSESEEIETAIRQAEEDLKEHRA
- a CDS encoding TRAP transporter substrate-binding protein — translated: MLKKLLGLSALSLAVATANAQADKIVFAIGGTPNSLQGQTAQEFSDRLQERLGDAHQVEYYHSGQLGNEQQLVQKLRLGTVDLAAISSIMSSIDSRFALFDMPFLVKDREHLKRLDQEIIMQDLAQSADEQGLNIISTWENGFRHITNNERPIETPEDLEGLKIRTPKSEWRTLMFETWGANPTPMAFSEVFVALQTGVVDGQENPLSNINGAKFQEVQDYLSQSNHVYSPIWLTAGKGGWAKLPEEVRTAITEIAAETQDWALTKGAELDDNLIGTMREAGMEINQVDRDAFVEASAPVYEAYAERVDGGQALIDRAMALAEE
- a CDS encoding FadR/GntR family transcriptional regulator, with product MDNPAFAFEKTLKNRTKKDILADKLIEMILTGLLRDGDELPSERELAQLFGVSRETVRGALSQLAAYGLISVSHGSKTRIRADDEALSRFRAAHPESPTPEMNRFDVDSVFESRIVVEAAIARRAAINIDAKGIDDLERLLEAQSRLFDSPVHFQLSDQNFHKLISEYANNEILLRYAEELYAFGLNIRRQVMVEAGAIERSYREHRHIVDALRRGDPDAAERAMLAHLDSVYRTTREKITG
- a CDS encoding N-acetylmuramoyl-L-alanine amidase, with product MPARLLVVLLLGLAMGGCTRQGGITPQAGYAVDTRHPASSHSSRVHHLILHYTDADEAESLAILTGPRVSAHYLLPRPARHHRGEPLVYRLVEESRRAWHAGASAWAGRRHLNDTSIGIEIVNPGPDRSFAALEAGEPVRWAPFPDAQIAALIPLLRDLIARHDIAATDILSHAEIAPTRKIDPGPAFPWRRLFAAGIGTWPDAARVARHRRALADRPPSLATLQRALAAWGYAVTPGGSLDAETRGALRAFQMRYRPADYRGEPDLDTAARLWALLEQYRPEALEQLDKTSADLEGERDPP
- a CDS encoding DUF3307 domain-containing protein produces the protein MTAPQLATLLGLLLAHLSGDFLLQPRRWVDSRQRHKRRSRALYLHAGLHGLLVLLVLGIAGSAPGIALAGTLLVATSHALIDLGKAHLDPRRLRWFLLDQLLHLAVLLGLWLAWLGSLRPLAEVAAWLASPQTLTLAGAYLLVTRPMAIAIALAMRPWSDEVTDPGTLVAAGARIGMLERFLVLTLVLLDELTAVGFLLTAKSVLRFGDLRERRDRKLTEYVLLGTLLSVSATLALGLLVRSTPWGG
- a CDS encoding DUF72 domain-containing protein: MRQSGRAQIGTSGYQYDHWRGVFYPEGLSRRQWLAHYAAHFASVEINNTFYRLPGEATFRTWRDSVPAGFRYAVKFSRYGSHMKKLKEPEATIGHFLERVDLLGDRLGPILVQLPGHWRVDAGRLAAFLAAAPPGYRWAIEVRDASWWCEAVYRVLEAHHAALCWHDGLVDHPRRLTADWTYLRYHGAPEGGGYSPQYLTAQARRLRALLDGGTDVYAYFNNDAAGHAVANARQLRRYLDHRSPD
- a CDS encoding NAD(P)-dependent oxidoreductase: MLWASPTLRRDPMTHPRLGFIGIGLMGDPMTRRLLAAGFDVCVWNRSPDKTAGVAAAGARVAGSIGELVADADVILLCLANTAVVEAVVFGEDGVAAHARAGQRLVDLSSSDPEATRRFAARLAADPGVPWVDAPVSGGVAGAEAGELAIMCGGAAEDVEAVRPLLGPLAARVTHMGPVGSGQVTKVCNQMIVGCQAAVIAEMVALAEASGVDAHRLTEALAGGFADSTPFRILTPRMAASDFVAPPWHLRTLLKDLDMAVAQSGRVTSATPMSALAAQLMRGHAGRGHADADPASLVEAYRKP
- a CDS encoding CoA-acylating methylmalonate-semialdehyde dehydrogenase — protein: MPRIINHFMNGEEKTGQGTRTSQVFNPATGEQTGSVLLATTEEVREVVAVAKQAFPAWSTTPPLRRARILNRFLGILEERIDDLAAVITAEHGKVLSDAKGEIQRGMEVVEFAVGAPQLLKGDVTENVGTRVDSHALRQPLGIVAGITPFNFPVMVPMWMFPVALACGNCFILKPSERDPSASLLIAEWLKEAGLPDGVFNVVQGDKESVDALLTDPDIAAVSFVGSTPIARYIYETAARTGKRCQALGGAKNHMIIMPDADLDQAVDALMGAAYGSAGERCMAISVAVPVGEATADALVAKLEAKVRDLNVGPGTDATSDMGPLVTREHLDRVRGYIASGVEEGAKLIVDGRELKASGHENGYFIGGTLFDHVTTDMKIYKEEIFGPVLAVARADSYDTAARWINEHEFGNGTAIFTRDGDAAREFAHQIQVGMVGINVPIPVPMAFHSFGGWKASLFGDHHMHGPEGVRFYTKLKTITSRWPTGIRAGADFVMPTME